A region from the Spirochaeta thermophila DSM 6192 genome encodes:
- a CDS encoding pyridoxamine 5'-phosphate oxidase family protein, with protein sequence MIVKREEILTRLEEVVDTTRFGLLVTVGESQVPNARWMTAGFLKGQHRDLYTVSSPHDRKVKEVRTNPEVLWVFSRKDYREVFRVWGRAQVIENPALLGELLEGIAEALELFWKVHGELKEFVVIETVITRLEYERPREGVREVVSWE encoded by the coding sequence ATGATCGTGAAACGAGAAGAAATCCTCACGAGACTTGAGGAGGTGGTGGACACCACCAGATTCGGGCTCCTGGTGACCGTGGGTGAGTCTCAGGTCCCCAATGCCCGCTGGATGACCGCCGGGTTCCTCAAGGGACAGCACAGGGACCTCTACACCGTCTCCTCTCCCCATGACCGCAAGGTGAAGGAGGTGAGGACGAATCCAGAGGTGCTCTGGGTCTTCAGCCGCAAGGACTACCGGGAGGTCTTCAGGGTCTGGGGCCGCGCCCAGGTGATCGAGAACCCTGCGCTCCTCGGTGAGCTCCTCGAGGGGATCGCGGAGGCCTTGGAGCTCTTCTGGAAGGTGCACGGCGAGCTCAAGGAGTTCGTGGTGATCGAGACGGTGATCACCAGGTTGGAGTACGAGAGGCCCCGCGAAGGGGTGAGGGAGGTGGTCTCATGGGAGTGA
- the htpG gene encoding molecular chaperone HtpG has protein sequence MARHEFQTEVHRLLDIIIHSLYSHREIFLRELVSNASDALDKLRFLVLTDEAYKGVPFTPRIDIRFDEEGRSYLQVEDTGIGMNEQDLIENLGTIAKSGTSEFLSRLTGDAKKDATLIGQFGVGFYSAFMVADRVEVLTRKAGEEKAFLWVSDGKGEYEILPAERAGHGTTVKLYLNEQGKEFASRWRIEEIVRRYSNHIQFPIYLHYTEEKEGTRTEVEKQLNAAVALWRRPKGEISEQEYKDFYKTLTHDEEDPLFWLHFKAEGTLEYTVLLYVPSSAPFDMFSPHYRAGVKLYVKRVFITEDDKELLPTYLRFVRGVIDSEDLPLNVSREMLQEHRILATIRNAAVKRFLQECKRIAEEDPATYERFIREYNKPLKEGLYLDHQHRDVLIELVRFKSTKVEGYTSLAAYKERMKPDQKAVYYIAGGDEGLLRNAPILEAYKRRDIEVLIMDDEIDELLAPVIGSYQGVPLKAVHTRDAAEELGESEEEKRRREEKKDVLEKMKAVLKDRVKDVVASSRLSDVPAAAVLDERDLSPQMQAILKAMGQADLPETKPVLEVNLDHPVIERIRAAEGQELEDMVLLVYDQAVLTAGLKPEDGPEFARRIVRMLERA, from the coding sequence ATGGCTCGACATGAATTCCAGACCGAAGTGCACAGGCTCCTCGATATCATCATCCACTCGCTCTATTCGCACCGGGAGATCTTCCTCCGGGAGCTCGTCTCCAATGCTTCGGACGCCCTCGACAAGCTCAGATTCCTCGTGCTCACCGACGAGGCCTACAAGGGGGTTCCCTTCACTCCCAGGATCGACATCCGGTTCGACGAGGAAGGACGGTCGTACCTCCAGGTGGAGGATACCGGCATCGGGATGAACGAGCAGGACCTCATCGAGAACCTGGGGACCATCGCCAAGTCGGGTACGAGCGAGTTCCTCTCGCGTCTCACAGGGGATGCGAAGAAGGATGCGACCCTCATCGGACAGTTCGGGGTGGGCTTCTACAGCGCCTTCATGGTGGCCGATAGGGTAGAGGTGCTCACCAGAAAGGCCGGAGAAGAGAAGGCCTTTCTCTGGGTGAGCGATGGAAAGGGGGAATACGAGATCCTTCCGGCCGAACGGGCGGGTCACGGGACCACGGTGAAGCTCTATCTCAACGAGCAGGGCAAGGAGTTCGCCTCTCGGTGGCGGATCGAGGAGATCGTACGACGGTACTCGAACCACATCCAGTTCCCCATCTACCTCCACTACACCGAAGAAAAGGAAGGAACGCGGACCGAGGTGGAGAAGCAGCTCAATGCTGCGGTGGCCCTCTGGCGTCGCCCGAAGGGCGAGATCTCCGAACAGGAGTACAAGGATTTCTACAAGACGCTCACCCACGACGAGGAGGATCCGCTCTTCTGGCTCCACTTCAAGGCAGAGGGGACCCTGGAGTACACCGTGCTCCTCTACGTGCCCTCGAGCGCTCCTTTCGACATGTTCTCCCCCCACTATCGGGCGGGGGTGAAGCTCTACGTGAAGCGGGTCTTCATCACCGAGGACGACAAGGAGCTCCTCCCCACGTACCTCAGGTTCGTGAGAGGGGTGATCGACTCGGAGGATCTCCCGCTCAACGTGAGCCGCGAGATGCTCCAGGAACACCGGATACTCGCCACCATCCGGAATGCGGCGGTGAAACGTTTCCTGCAGGAATGCAAGCGGATCGCAGAGGAGGATCCGGCCACGTACGAGCGGTTCATCAGGGAGTACAACAAGCCGCTCAAGGAGGGGCTCTACCTCGATCACCAGCACCGGGACGTGCTCATCGAGCTGGTGCGGTTCAAGTCCACGAAGGTGGAGGGCTACACGAGCCTCGCGGCCTACAAGGAGCGGATGAAGCCGGATCAGAAGGCGGTGTACTACATCGCGGGCGGGGACGAGGGGCTCCTCCGGAACGCGCCGATACTCGAGGCGTACAAGAGGCGGGATATCGAGGTGCTCATCATGGACGACGAGATAGACGAGCTCCTCGCCCCTGTGATCGGTTCGTACCAGGGGGTGCCGCTCAAGGCGGTGCATACCAGGGATGCGGCCGAGGAGCTGGGTGAGAGTGAGGAGGAGAAGAGGCGTCGGGAGGAGAAGAAGGATGTGCTCGAGAAGATGAAGGCGGTGCTCAAAGACCGGGTGAAGGACGTGGTGGCATCGAGCAGGCTTTCGGACGTACCTGCGGCGGCCGTGCTGGACGAACGCGATCTCTCCCCACAGATGCAGGCGATTCTCAAGGCCATGGGCCAGGCGGATCTACCCGAGACGAAGCCCGTGCTCGAGGTGAATCTCGACCACCCGGTGATCGAGCGGATACGCGCGGCCGAGGGGCAGGAGCTGGAAGACATGGTGTTGCTCGTGTACGATCAGGCCGTGCTCACCGCAGGGCTCAAGCCGGAGGACGGCCCGGAGTTCGCGCGGAGGATCGTGCGGATGCTCGAGCGGGCGTAG
- a CDS encoding DUF6062 family protein, with translation MKHNIATLAVWDAFRQDGTCPLCLLERKQEHQLVTSHLENIMDPATRTLIEEKGYCGRHLRLLYERNDLLPLAIQLKDILVYRVGRRRKRYDEVRRHAERVPRLIRLLKKRSQIEDETCLICDELEEGTSLNIHIIFTLWKKEEDFRETAARCAGFCLPHEDLLLREAPLLLGGKHLSSFLSMITARQEDRFRTLEETLSYFIDQYDYRNAGRPWGTSREAVPRTIETLAGLILNEKKEK, from the coding sequence ATGAAACACAATATAGCCACGCTCGCCGTCTGGGACGCCTTCCGCCAGGACGGCACGTGTCCTCTCTGCCTCCTCGAGCGGAAGCAGGAACACCAGCTCGTCACCTCGCACCTCGAGAACATCATGGATCCCGCGACCCGTACCCTCATAGAGGAGAAAGGCTACTGCGGCCGCCACCTCCGGCTCCTCTACGAACGCAACGACCTCCTCCCCCTCGCCATCCAGCTCAAGGACATCCTCGTCTACCGGGTCGGCCGCAGACGGAAGCGGTATGACGAAGTGCGAAGACACGCGGAACGAGTCCCCCGCCTCATCAGGCTACTGAAGAAACGATCTCAGATCGAGGACGAGACCTGCCTCATCTGTGACGAACTCGAAGAAGGCACCTCCCTCAACATACACATCATCTTCACCCTCTGGAAAAAAGAGGAGGACTTCAGGGAAACCGCGGCCCGGTGTGCAGGCTTCTGCCTCCCCCATGAAGATCTCCTCCTCCGGGAAGCTCCCCTCCTCCTCGGAGGGAAACACCTCTCATCGTTTCTCTCCATGATAACAGCACGTCAGGAGGACCGATTCCGCACCCTCGAGGAAACCCTCTCCTACTTCATCGACCAGTACGACTACCGGAACGCGGGCCGTCCGTGGGGCACATCACGCGAGGCCGTACCACGCACCATCGAGACTCTCGCTGGTCTGATCCTGAACGAAAAGAAAGAGAAATAG
- a CDS encoding peptidylprolyl isomerase has protein sequence MKTRTIVCVLAALVLAVFPACAGGKGEAKGGEAAEVQAAAPASGEVAARVNGEEVPSKEVEREVQRYVAQYQQYGMEVSPEEEQKLREQVLDVLIGRLLLLQEAKRMGLSVDQAQVEAQIEQYKLQSGSEETFKNILAQAGYTEEEFREELSRAFLLQQVVDEKVTKHLSVSDEEARAYYDENPEQFEQPEQIRARHILIRLDPDASKEEEEAAYAKIHEVQEKLKQGADFAELARTYSEGPSAPNGGDLGFFGRGQMVPAFEEAAFALEVNQVSDVVRTEYGLHLIQVTDKQEAGKASFEEVKDQLKEMLLQQKSSEAINALVEELKGKAEIEIY, from the coding sequence ATGAAAACAAGAACCATCGTATGTGTGTTAGCGGCATTGGTGCTCGCCGTGTTTCCGGCGTGCGCCGGTGGGAAGGGAGAGGCGAAGGGAGGGGAGGCGGCGGAGGTGCAGGCGGCGGCTCCCGCTTCCGGGGAGGTGGCGGCAAGGGTGAACGGGGAGGAGGTGCCTTCGAAGGAGGTGGAGAGGGAGGTCCAGAGGTACGTCGCGCAGTATCAGCAGTACGGCATGGAGGTGTCGCCGGAAGAGGAGCAGAAGCTGAGGGAACAGGTCCTGGACGTGCTCATAGGGAGACTCCTCCTCCTCCAGGAGGCGAAGAGGATGGGGTTGTCGGTCGATCAGGCCCAGGTGGAGGCCCAGATAGAGCAGTACAAGCTCCAGTCGGGATCCGAGGAGACCTTCAAGAACATCCTTGCACAGGCGGGCTATACCGAGGAGGAATTCCGTGAGGAGCTCTCCCGGGCCTTCCTCCTCCAGCAGGTGGTGGATGAGAAGGTGACCAAACATCTCTCGGTGAGCGACGAGGAGGCGAGGGCGTACTACGACGAGAATCCGGAACAGTTCGAGCAGCCCGAACAGATCAGGGCGCGTCACATCCTCATCCGCCTTGATCCGGATGCTTCCAAGGAAGAGGAAGAGGCCGCGTATGCGAAGATCCATGAAGTACAGGAGAAGTTGAAGCAGGGAGCCGACTTCGCCGAGCTCGCGAGGACCTACTCCGAGGGACCTTCCGCCCCCAACGGTGGTGACCTTGGATTCTTCGGCAGGGGCCAGATGGTTCCCGCGTTTGAGGAGGCCGCTTTCGCCCTCGAGGTGAACCAGGTGAGCGACGTGGTGCGTACCGAGTACGGGCTCCACCTCATCCAGGTCACCGACAAACAGGAAGCAGGCAAGGCGTCCTTCGAAGAGGTGAAGGATCAGCTCAAGGAGATGCTCCTCCAACAGAAGAGTTCAGAAGCCATCAACGCCTTGGTTGAGGAACTCAAGGGGAAGGCGGAGATAGAGATCTACTGA
- a CDS encoding MATE family efflux transporter produces MQQVRNSRFQDQMFSGPVLPLLVRLSLPIFAGMFFQLLYNITDTVWISWIDLEDPSLVGGIGIIFPLLFFFMALGNGLMVGTASLVARAVGEENEEKLDAAADSGIFMAVLISVAMLAGGYLLKEQLVGALGAEGDYYMRALEYFTYILPGAAFIFMQNTLIGVLQGEGLVNYVMRSMIIGTVLNIVLDPVFIFLFGWGIKGAALATVLAQGIGFLYVVYVFLAGKTRVPIHIRLSGIRGKVMAEIFSVGFPQTLGQAIMSLSFLIFNRIVIAIDPLALTAFTLCGRFDQAILMPIFAVASALVTMMGQNFGRRLYDRMLSIWHVALRVSVATVTVIVLAIVVFAPRIFSLFTDVPEVLSYAVAQVRTMEYAFIFASFGILGRSFFQAIGKGWAGLLLVLLRLVLLAVPAVLFFVYVLHLGIRGVWFGLIFANLSTALTAALWVPRTIRSMMEREPMPALR; encoded by the coding sequence GTGCAGCAGGTGCGCAACTCTCGGTTTCAGGATCAGATGTTCTCCGGTCCGGTTCTGCCGCTCCTCGTTCGTCTCTCTCTCCCCATCTTCGCGGGGATGTTCTTTCAGCTCCTCTACAACATCACCGACACGGTGTGGATAAGCTGGATCGATCTGGAAGACCCCTCGCTCGTGGGGGGGATCGGTATCATCTTCCCGCTGCTCTTTTTCTTCATGGCTTTGGGGAATGGGCTCATGGTGGGTACGGCCTCACTCGTCGCCCGGGCCGTGGGTGAGGAGAACGAAGAAAAACTCGACGCGGCAGCCGATTCGGGGATATTCATGGCTGTCCTCATCTCTGTGGCGATGCTCGCAGGGGGGTATCTGCTCAAGGAGCAGCTCGTCGGTGCATTGGGAGCCGAAGGCGACTACTACATGCGGGCCCTGGAGTATTTCACCTACATCCTCCCCGGTGCTGCGTTCATCTTCATGCAGAACACCCTCATCGGGGTGCTCCAGGGTGAGGGGCTCGTGAACTACGTGATGCGATCGATGATCATCGGGACGGTTCTCAACATCGTCCTCGATCCTGTGTTCATCTTCCTCTTCGGATGGGGGATAAAGGGCGCGGCCCTCGCCACGGTGCTCGCCCAGGGGATCGGCTTCCTCTATGTGGTGTACGTCTTTCTCGCAGGAAAGACGAGGGTTCCCATCCACATACGGCTCTCGGGGATACGGGGCAAGGTGATGGCCGAGATCTTCTCGGTGGGCTTCCCCCAGACCCTGGGACAGGCGATCATGTCCTTGAGCTTTCTCATCTTCAACCGGATCGTGATCGCCATAGATCCCCTCGCGCTCACGGCCTTCACCCTCTGCGGGCGGTTCGATCAGGCCATCCTCATGCCCATCTTCGCCGTGGCTTCGGCCCTTGTGACCATGATGGGGCAGAACTTCGGGAGGAGACTCTACGATCGGATGCTCAGCATCTGGCACGTGGCGCTCAGGGTCTCGGTGGCCACGGTGACGGTGATCGTGCTCGCCATCGTGGTGTTCGCGCCGAGGATCTTCTCGCTTTTCACCGATGTACCCGAGGTCCTCTCCTATGCGGTGGCCCAGGTCCGCACCATGGAGTACGCCTTCATCTTCGCTTCGTTCGGGATCCTGGGCAGATCGTTCTTTCAGGCCATAGGAAAGGGATGGGCGGGGCTCCTCCTCGTGCTCCTGCGGCTCGTACTCCTCGCCGTGCCTGCGGTGCTCTTCTTCGTCTATGTGCTCCACCTGGGGATACGGGGTGTCTGGTTCGGGCTCATCTTCGCCAACCTCTCTACCGCGCTCACCGCTGCCTTGTGGGTGCCTCGTACCATACGGTCGATGATGGAGAGGGAGCCGATGCCGGCCCTCCGGTAA
- the pyrC gene encoding dihydroorotase → MQYLEMRAADDMHLHLRQGAQLVAYARDAARSFARGLVMPNTLPPLASPESVRAYGRQIEEAAPGFTPLLTFKILPHMDAGLVRSLKEAGAVAGKLYPEGVTTHAEDGVRDVEGLFPVFEAMAEEGLVLCIHAESPGAPVLEREAAFHETFLRIHHAVPSLRIVFEHVSDARTVALIRTLPPDKVAGTITLHHLLFTLDDLLGGRLNPHLFCKPVVKTSADRDALREAAFSGDPHFFFGSDSAPHPREKKEREGAAGCYTAPYALEALASLFEAHGVLGVLEGFVSERGARFYGLLLNEERVVLRKEEWVVPAEYHGVVPACAGMRLGWRVVEKGR, encoded by the coding sequence ATGCAGTATCTGGAGATGAGGGCCGCAGACGACATGCACCTCCACCTGCGTCAGGGGGCACAGCTCGTCGCCTATGCCCGGGATGCGGCGCGATCGTTCGCGCGGGGCCTTGTGATGCCCAACACCCTCCCCCCGCTCGCCTCGCCCGAGTCCGTGCGCGCGTATGGAAGGCAGATCGAGGAGGCGGCTCCGGGCTTCACCCCCCTGCTCACGTTCAAGATACTCCCCCACATGGATGCGGGCCTCGTGCGTTCCCTCAAGGAGGCAGGGGCGGTGGCGGGCAAGCTCTACCCCGAGGGGGTCACCACCCATGCCGAGGACGGGGTGCGCGACGTGGAGGGGCTCTTCCCGGTCTTCGAGGCCATGGCGGAGGAGGGGCTGGTCCTGTGCATCCACGCCGAGTCGCCCGGTGCGCCCGTCCTGGAGCGGGAGGCGGCGTTCCACGAGACCTTTCTCCGCATCCACCACGCCGTTCCCTCGCTGAGGATCGTCTTCGAGCACGTCTCGGACGCCCGCACGGTGGCGTTGATCAGGACCCTCCCCCCCGACAAGGTGGCGGGGACTATCACTCTCCACCACCTCCTCTTCACCCTCGATGACCTGTTGGGCGGAAGGCTCAACCCTCACCTGTTCTGCAAGCCCGTGGTGAAGACGTCGGCAGACAGGGATGCCCTTCGCGAGGCCGCCTTCTCGGGCGATCCGCACTTCTTCTTCGGCTCCGACAGCGCGCCTCACCCCCGCGAGAAGAAGGAGCGGGAGGGTGCGGCGGGGTGCTACACTGCGCCGTACGCCCTTGAGGCCCTGGCCTCGCTCTTCGAGGCACACGGCGTGCTCGGGGTGCTCGAGGGGTTTGTGAGCGAGCGTGGGGCGCGGTTCTACGGCCTCCTGCTCAACGAGGAGAGGGTGGTGCTCCGGAAGGAGGAGTGGGTCGTGCCGGCCGAGTATCACGGGGTGGTGCCCGCCTGCGCCGGGATGCGCCTCGGTTGGAGGGTGGTAGAAAAGGGGAGGTGA
- a CDS encoding zinc dependent phospholipase C family protein, with the protein MPKEVMHWAIARRVAEGLHRGRVRRAVEAHPGLFLYGAVAPDSLFYVPAPSREVREAGERVHGKGGMESFAGLRCAMEGEGGAVRDALVAGWLTHVAADVVFHPMVFHLTGCREAGEERVREGSTYRHYVLETVLDLYVMERHEVPFGGRVARMVGPYRGERGVLEVLGRAWFLDGGRVGPVRRAVWGHGALQGLFFSERAARWVDAASAVVPALRSFRGLFYRERFARMRGVWGRPVEWRHPVTGEVRRTRVEELMEEAVERGRGYVRMLEEEGPEGWPPGPCLETGLPVDDGRPMQYFDVEKEPLCSIWR; encoded by the coding sequence GTGCCGAAGGAGGTGATGCACTGGGCGATCGCCCGGAGGGTGGCGGAGGGGCTCCATCGGGGGAGGGTGCGGAGGGCGGTCGAGGCACACCCGGGGCTCTTCCTGTACGGCGCGGTGGCGCCCGACTCGCTCTTCTACGTGCCTGCGCCGTCGAGGGAGGTGCGTGAGGCGGGGGAGCGGGTGCACGGGAAGGGGGGGATGGAGAGCTTCGCGGGGCTGCGGTGTGCGATGGAGGGGGAGGGGGGTGCGGTGCGGGATGCCCTGGTGGCGGGGTGGCTCACGCACGTGGCGGCCGATGTGGTCTTCCACCCCATGGTCTTCCACCTTACGGGGTGCCGGGAGGCGGGGGAGGAGCGGGTGAGGGAGGGGAGCACGTATCGGCACTACGTCCTGGAGACGGTGCTCGACCTGTACGTGATGGAGCGGCACGAGGTGCCGTTCGGGGGGCGGGTGGCGAGGATGGTGGGGCCGTACCGGGGGGAGAGGGGGGTGCTGGAGGTGCTCGGGCGGGCGTGGTTCCTGGATGGAGGCCGGGTGGGGCCGGTCCGGCGGGCGGTGTGGGGGCACGGGGCGCTGCAGGGGCTGTTCTTCTCGGAGCGTGCGGCCCGGTGGGTGGATGCGGCATCGGCCGTGGTGCCGGCCCTGCGGAGCTTCCGCGGGCTCTTCTACCGGGAGCGGTTCGCCCGGATGCGTGGGGTGTGGGGGCGGCCGGTGGAGTGGCGGCACCCGGTGACGGGCGAGGTGCGGCGGACGAGGGTGGAGGAGTTGATGGAGGAGGCGGTGGAGCGGGGGAGGGGGTACGTGCGGATGCTGGAGGAGGAGGGGCCGGAGGGGTGGCCCCCCGGGCCGTGCCTTGAGACGGGGCTTCCGGTGGACGACGGGAGGCCCATGCAGTACTTCGACGTGGAGAAGGAGCCTCTATGCAGTATCTGGAGATGA
- a CDS encoding MFS transporter has product MTTQERSWVLYDWANSAHTMIVMTVIFPMFFKGVLASGMEAHRSTALLGYANSFASLVVAFLAPILGALADYRNSKKRFFSVFFLLGVLATAGIAFVVEGQWATGLVLFIASVIGFSGANIFYDSFVVDVTSSERMDWVSASGYGWGYIGGSIPFLLAMVLILFHSQLGLESQVPMVRASFLIAAAWWAVFSIPFFLFVRQNYFVEHSGRPVREAFGRLYHTFKNVARYKALFVFLLAYFFYIDGVVTIIKMAIPIGMDIGLGQTTLLVVLLVVQFVAFPCSLLYGRLADRFSTRTMLFVGIATYFVITLLATSLPFIPSLGVKTAVFWVIAVLVGTAQGGVQSLSRSYYGRLVPKEKSAEFFGFFDVMGKFAAIMGPALVGFFTDLTRHTAAGIFSVNLLFLIGLVLLLVERGLERKGA; this is encoded by the coding sequence ATGACGACCCAGGAGCGCAGCTGGGTGCTCTACGACTGGGCGAACTCTGCGCACACCATGATCGTGATGACGGTGATCTTTCCCATGTTCTTCAAGGGGGTGCTCGCCTCGGGGATGGAGGCGCACCGGTCCACGGCCCTGCTCGGGTATGCGAACAGCTTCGCCTCCCTGGTGGTGGCCTTCCTGGCCCCGATCCTGGGGGCCCTGGCCGATTACCGCAACTCCAAGAAGCGGTTTTTCTCGGTCTTCTTCCTGTTGGGGGTGCTCGCCACCGCGGGGATCGCCTTCGTGGTGGAGGGGCAGTGGGCCACGGGGCTCGTGCTCTTCATAGCCTCGGTGATCGGCTTCTCGGGGGCGAACATCTTCTACGATTCGTTCGTAGTGGACGTGACCTCCTCCGAGCGCATGGACTGGGTGTCGGCGAGCGGGTATGGGTGGGGCTACATCGGGGGGAGCATCCCGTTCCTCCTCGCCATGGTGCTCATCCTCTTCCACTCGCAGTTGGGGCTCGAGAGCCAGGTGCCCATGGTGCGGGCCTCGTTCCTCATCGCGGCGGCGTGGTGGGCGGTCTTCAGCATCCCGTTCTTCCTCTTTGTGAGACAAAACTACTTTGTGGAACACTCTGGCCGGCCGGTGCGCGAGGCCTTCGGGAGGCTCTACCACACCTTCAAGAACGTGGCCCGGTACAAGGCCCTCTTCGTCTTCCTCCTGGCCTACTTCTTCTACATCGATGGCGTGGTGACGATCATCAAGATGGCGATTCCCATAGGGATGGACATAGGGCTGGGCCAGACCACCCTGCTGGTCGTGCTCCTCGTGGTGCAGTTCGTGGCCTTTCCGTGCTCGCTCCTCTACGGGAGGCTCGCGGACCGGTTCTCCACCCGTACCATGCTCTTCGTGGGGATCGCCACGTACTTCGTGATCACCCTGCTCGCCACGTCGTTGCCGTTCATCCCTTCGTTGGGGGTGAAGACTGCGGTCTTCTGGGTGATCGCGGTGCTGGTGGGGACGGCGCAGGGCGGGGTGCAGTCGCTGAGTCGTTCGTACTACGGGAGGCTCGTGCCCAAGGAGAAGTCGGCGGAGTTCTTCGGGTTCTTCGACGTGATGGGGAAGTTCGCGGCGATCATGGGGCCGGCGTTGGTGGGGTTCTTCACCGATCTCACGCGCCACACGGCGGCGGGGATCTTCAGCGTGAACCTGCTGTTCCTCATAGGGCTTGTCCTCCTCCTGGTGGAGCGGGGGTTGGAGCGGAAGGGGGCCTAG